Genomic segment of Catharus ustulatus isolate bCatUst1 chromosome 3, bCatUst1.pri.v2, whole genome shotgun sequence:
AGGAAAGTCTCCTGCTTTGGAGGTGATGGTGACACAAAAGTAGTTTCTGGTCTGGTCTGGTCTCCTGGGCCATCTGCAGAACCTGCAGCTGATACAAAAACTCATCCTTTCATCTATACCCATCATGGTGGCACCAACCCACAGATTTCCCAAGGACTGACCAGAAAATTGCTCCTCCAGAGAATTTCCGGACTGATCAGAGTATTGCTCATcatctttaaaattattccagTAATGTCAAACTCTCAATAAACCATGTTGCCTTCCCAGCCATTAACCCTCTGGCTTACCAAAGAGATAATGcttatatttggtttttttcaaccTTTTAGCTTGCATCTTTTGCATTATTTACATATTGAATTTTGTAACactttgtcactgctgtgcccCCCAGCCCGTGGTGATGCAGGGGGCTCTGCAATGTGCTACACCAGCATCAGCTGCCAGAACACACAGCCAAGGGGAGCAGAGAGCAAAAAAACAAAGGTAGGAGGTTAGGGAGAGGAAATCAGAAGTGAAAAGGAATAGGAAAGGCCACGAGGCTCAGATACCAACCTGTGACTGGAggctgctgagcccagcaggttAAAAGAAgatgctgtggcactgctgctaCCCCTCCAGCTGTGTCTTCTCCTCCTGCTAAAACAACCCAACCTTTCAGCAACACCTGgaggctgctccaagtcccattTCAGAGCCAGAGATGCCCAGCTTGGCACCCAGGGTCTGGGTTCACTGCTGCAAAGGGAACAAACCAAGCAAAGCCTTCAGCAAAGGCTGTGAATTGCACTTGCTCTCGGTGCTGAGATGACTGTGCTGTTTATAAGAAGCATAAATTTGCTGTGTTCTCTgattcatagaatcacagggtggtttgtgttggaagggaccttaaagagcAACTAGTTCTAATCTCTAAATTAATAGATTGCTGGCAGCAAAaaccagcaccccaaaaacagccagGTTTGTATTTAGAAGCTGCTGCACTCTAAGAATGGTGAcattaggaggaaaaaaaccccatgtacAAGCAATGCCTCCCTGAGTGCTGTGTGGTTTGCAGTTGAGAGCTCTGCCTGCAAAATCTCAAAACCTCCTTAATTAGACAGCTATTTAATCTCCTAATTAGCTACTTCATTATCCATCCAGTTAGGACCACTCTTAGCTGGTGGGTGCTCAGGAGCATCAGCACAGGATGATGCCACAAACCCAGTGTCGATTCTGACTGAGAGGAGAGATGCAGGGTAATTTTCTCCCTGCTGAACAAGTGAGGGCAGCCCCATTTGGCAGGTTTGTGGAGAGAAGTAGGTCAGGAGCAAGAAGAGGGTTGCGATTTCCTGGTCAGTGGtttctgcaggaggaggagacgcctcccagggctggggctgcaccgCATGAAGAGCTCAGTGGTCATAATGAAACAGCTGCTGCCACAAAGGGTGCAGATGCTCCTGACTGGATGGGAAGGGTACCCACAGATTGTTGAGGTGGCTCCCAGTGACCCATGGGGCACAGAACACGCCCAGCTCAACAAAAAGCACCAGAGGAGACATCACAcaatcacacaatcacacaatcatggaatgctttgggttggaagggaactcatctcattccaccccctgccatgggcaaggacattttccactatcccaggtgtcccaaaGCTCCATCCAACATGGCCTTGAGTCATCCAGACCCAACAACTCGCCTAGCCCACCCTGGGGAGGAAAGCCAGGGTCTGTCTGCACAAAGTGGATCTGATTTAAAGTGGTTTCTgtgcagtgaaaatgaaatactAGAATGCTTGCATGGATTTGTCctgatttaaatgaaaaaggaaatgcaggCTTAAAACCTCctgcagcagaaatgaaagCCAGAGGTGTGAGAGCCTGGCTCAGCTGTGGATTAAAGAGGAGCAGTGTCAAAAAAAGCAACATGGCAGTAATTTGGTAAAATAGTGGATACTTACAGGGTCAGGGAATATCCTCAGGGACACAGAAGGATCACCCAGTCCATCCTGAACAGTGAGCTGTGCTCTTtgtgcagctcagggaggcAAAGGGCAATTCCTCGTTTCCAAAGGCAGGACACCACGCCCTGCAGGTACAATTCCTGGCTCCTGGCTCTGAGGGATCCTCACCCACCTCTTCAATCCCAGTACTGTGAATTACctggctgaggagcagggacatGAAGCCATCTGACCTCTCCCTGCATTCCTGCTCAGCCAACCAttcagctggggcaggagaaggTTGTTTATAGGGATAAAAACAGACCTTTCCCAGCTCCAATGAACCATCCCAAAttctggctgcagccctggaatGAGACATCTCCTGTCTCTTTTCCCACCCTCTCTAGAGACCATCCCAGAGGTCTAAAGGACCTCATTCCATTCCCACCTGCAGAACCTCCCTCCACTCCTTTCAGCCTCTTCTTTGCATCTTTTTATGCTGCAAGTTCTCTTATTCTGCCTCTTACTCATCtcactgcacagaaaaatgcCCCATCTGTGCCAAAATCTCTCAGTGCTACTGCATAAAAAACCCATTCTCTGTGTCTGTTGTCATTCTGAACCAccatgaaaaaacatttttttaaataaaatatgatttttattcGGCATATAAGTTATTTAATAAATACAGATTaaatttatgaattttttttgtactctgagcacacacagagccataAATAAAGCCATAAATAGAAGacataaatagaaatatagatATCTTACCATTTTAGCACTCAACAAGTGGAATCAATGGCCTCCCAAAATGTTTTGCAATAAATCAATTGCTGCAGTGACATAAAGCCAGACTGTGGTGACAGCCAGGTGGCCTGTGGTGACTGGCACCTgatgagcagggatgggcagagaagggaaatgggaTAGGGGTGAAGAAGGGAGGAAGAAGGTGCAGGATGAGGAATGTGGGCATGGTGGGCACGTATTCAATTTGGGCAATTTACTGCCAAGGACAACTTTGGAAACTCAATTTTACCAAAGCGATGTAAaccacaatgaaaaataaatttttaaaaaacactgctTGGGGCCACAAACAAaactcttcctcccctccatcACCAGCTACCAACGATTCCCATCCTAAAATCCATAAACCaacagcagcaaggagcaggaCTTTCAGGAGCTGATTTGCTCAGGTCTGGATGCGTCGAATTCCCGGGATGCGATGGGATTTCACCAGAGGGGGTTTTATgggaaacataaaaaaattcctctccCCAACACCCTCTGGGTGCTGTTAGGACTGGTGCTGGACCACGGGGGTGACGCAGGTGCAGCCCACGGTGACCAGCCTCTTCTCCAGGCGGTAGGAGGGCGCGCAgccgcgccgctcccgccgcagcACCAGGATCTCCTGCTGGATGGGCACCGAGTTGAGGCTGtggtcctgctgccccagggggCTCACACAGCCCGACAGGCGGCACTGGGCGTCGGCAATCACCCGTGGGAAGCGCGTGGGGTCCTCGTCcagcctggggatggggataCAAAACAGATTTAGGCGCTTGGATGGCGGGGTTTGGTGGGATCTTCTTGTTTGTGTCTGTTACCTGTGTGTTCTCACTGTGAGACACAAAGGATTTCCTTACCCTGAACGTTTTCATAATGATTTCCTAGAAATGGAGCCAGCATTGATTCCCCTGATTGGTAATATTGCTGTATCATTCTTTAAGAGCTGATGAATGGAGTGGAGCTCTGTTAAATAATACAGAACTCACACCTGGcctattaattttttgtttggttttaattttggcGTTTGGATGTTTCTTTCTGTTAGGAAAATGTGCAATGTCAATGTATTCCCATCATTCTTTTCCTAGAGGAATAATTAATTTCATCATTATTTCAACCCCATGCAGCACTTAGGCTTGGGGCAGAGGGGTTAGGAAGGTactcagaggagctggggaagggaatagagcaccaggagaggctgagggagctgggaaagaggctcagcctggagaaaaggaggctcaggggggaccttgtggctctgcacaactccctgacaggaggggacagccaggggggtcgggctctgctcccagggaacaagagcaaacagcctcaagttgctCCAGGGGatgtttagattggatattaagaaaaagttCTTTCCTGGAAGGGTTGTTAAGgcttggcacagctgcccagggaggtggtggagtccccatccctgcagggatttcaaAGCCACGTGcatgtggcccttggggacatggtcagTGGGGGCCTTGGCAGTGCAGGGGAACAGCTGGACTTAAGGacctcagagggcttttccaacctaaattattctgtgattaaCAAGGACTGACAAGATGATTAGAAACCACTCCAGTGATGTCCCCTGACGCTGCAAACAATTCCTCTTGGAGAAACCTCACCCAACATCCGAACCTCAGGGTGTGTCAAGAGGTGTTTGCAACATTCATGGGACTCTGGGCATAGGCTGAGGATGAGCCACAGCCACCACAGAAACCACCTGTGACACAGCCCTCACAGTTTAGATGAAAGTGAACAGTTACCTGTAATCCCAAGGAGCCAGGGAGCGGTTCCTGATGTCATGGACCACCCCAAAGGCGCGATCCGAGTTGCTGATCCGAATGTCAACTTCCACTGTcgtggggaatttgggatccttctGGTTCAGGCAACCTTCTCTCAGCCTTGCAGAAGGACCAGCCTTTCTGTGGGGTGAGCTCCTCACAGTGAGGGCTAAAACCAGCACCAAAAACAGTGATCTGAACTGGGAGAGAGAAAGGTGTTGTTAGTTCTGCCCAGCCAGGAAAGAGAGAGCACAAAGAGCCAAGTCTTAGTTAGGCTGGACCATCACTGGACCATCCTCATACTTATATTTGTGTGAAATGGGCCAAGATGAGCAAATAGCTAAATGATGTTATTAAAACTCATCATAACTGGTGCTAAATTCTGATTAAAATTCTGGTTCATAGTTGATTCTGCACCAAGGAGAGCATCTGTCCAACAAACCAGGAAAATCCTACTCTGCAGTCACACAGCACCATATTTTCATCTAAAAATTGGGATAAGGACTCAGCTGACCCTGTGCCTGAGCTTAAAACCTTGCCCAGCCACAGCTTTCTCAGGACAGTAACAACTGGCCACCCATCTGCTGGAAATGCCCCTTTTCCCAAGAAAATCTGGGATTCTTGGGCCATTTCCAGTAGGCAGAGTTTTAGTAaataatagaatcacagaaaatccTAAACTGAAAGGAAACCACAGGGATCATTAAGTCCAGATCCtcaaaacaagacaaaataaatgcagGTCTTTTAAGAACATCACAGGAGCTGACAGTGCTGCAAATGCTACCCAGGCTGAAATTCAAATGCACTGAAATTTCAGCAATTTTGATAACATGCTGTCTGCAAAAAGGACTCTGCCAGTCCCACATCAGCAGAGCTGATgagtaagaaataaataatgggTAGTGCACCACAGCCTTGTCACTCAGTCCCCAAGCAGCTGCATCAGACACACCCAGCATCTCATTCAGCTCCCAGCAAGACTAAAAGGGTTTTGTGCACAAATCAGGGGGTCTGCACTCTGCTTGCTCTCTTGCAGCAAATATATCTTATCCTTTATTGTAAATATAAGTACTTaccccagcagagctggtgaaaGCCATGGTGacctccctgctgctttggggGGATGTTGGGGTGACAGGACAGAGAATTCTCCTTCTCTGAGACCCTTCCAACCCTGCTTGTGTCTCAATGCCAGATGTGCTCTCCATTTTATAGCCAAGCTGAGTCACTGCCACCCTTTCCATTGCACAGCTGGCTTACCTGACCCGAGGTTAGGAGCTGACATTGCAACTTTTAGCCCACTTCCTCCCATCCACCTCCAAAAAACGGAAGGGCAGATGCTACTACCAGCATCCCAAATCAGCCAATACCATTTATTCAGGCAGATCAAGAGAtaaggcaagaaaaagaaaaaaaaaaaaaaaaaaccccaaactgttcaggcaggtggttttttttttcactccttccCACCCCCTCTTTCTAATAATAGTGTTCTTTCACCACAAACACATGTGGATGCACTTCCACATGCCTCAAACCAACCCAACAGCAGAGAGCAGCGAGCTGCAAAGTCAGGCACCCAACAAGAGTTTTAAAACTAAGGCAGGACATGGAGCTTCACCATTTAACCTGTGCTgttggaattacagtaatttcacgattataagctgcaccattttgactaaaattttggtccaaacccaaagtgcggcttataatcaggtgcagcttatatatggacaaagaatgaaaagttgctgttttagtttggaggacaggtgtctgctgagaaaggcaggagcttctctttgaaatggagaatgcaaaccccctccctccaaattattataattttgaaatcaaggggctttcaggcaaagatatgggaattaggaataacagttctttactggggaaattaaaatagaaatacagcactacaaagaaacaaaccccaaaccctgacacagtcagagtacagcctgacacccgtcaggcagggtgttggcagcagtcccattccatggtggctgcatcctcctgcagtgacagatgtggctcagttggagcagtgctcctgtacaaggtgcagtttccctccggagctccagtggggatgtggagaaatccggttttcctctggagtccagtggagaaaggggctcccttagtgtcccaaaccctctgtttttatcttggtaagaaatgttgggctcttccccctggctggagcaactcccaatgggatgcagtaattttatcagtgccacagtgggactcaatggccatgagcagaaaatgactggctggaggaaggatgggttgtgaaaagataaagaacactgccctgcctggtttcaatggatggcccattagcagaatatctcccatggagatcaggatcactgccccaccctcaacagatggtgatagaacagataccttttatcacactctatattgtaacgtgtggtttataatcaggtgtggtttataatcgtgaaattactgcactgcTCCCCTGTCCCTTCTCTGGCCCTGGGTAAACTGGGGGCAGCATTTCTCCTGGATGGGCTCCTTGGACATTCATGGTGGCaaaaggagctggagaaggagctgcagcaccaggaggggcCCAGATTTACAGAATAATCTGGGCTGAGTCCATCTTACTTCTCACTGATCCACCTCTATCGTTTCCTTTGCACACTTTGCTCCTGTACACCCCATAAGTCTGGCACAATCCCAAAACACCCTAATAATTCCCACATGGACTTGCAGCCAGCAAGGTGGTGTGAGGAAAGCCTCTCCTGAGTTGTCTGGTGGGACTTGGTTTGCCCATGGTCCTTGAACAGCCCTGAAAGGGTCAGAAGCTTAATTTGAATTCCTCCACCTGGTCCTGCTCCTTTGTGTTCATGGAAGATTGGATCCCTCTCAATCACACAATCCTCACTTAATAATTAATAGGAGAGGGAAATCAGAAGAGGAAACAGAATTCTGCATCCTGTGATGCAGAAAGGAGCAGCCAcccactggaaagaaaaatgcatgtgGTGTTTCCCTGGGGCACCAGCAGATCTCTTTGGGACTCAAAGCTATTTttatggcagaaaaaaaaaatatatatataacaacTTTATGCTTATTTGTGGAGAAAAGACCTGAGAGAAACCCTTCCCAAAGCTATGCAAGGAGTAAAGTGTAGGACTCTACACAAATTCATCTTTAGTCATCCAGGAAATCAACAGATTCATGACATTTTCAGTCCTGCAACAAAATCAGAAACCTCTTACAAATTCACAGAACTTTCCAAGGAGAAGGGACAAatggtccctgctctgtcccctctcttgaatcacagcacagaaatctcCAGTGACTGATGCTTTACATCACTGCAGGATGTTGTCATGACTTTGTGGTCAGGTTCAACcgccagctcagagcccagcagctcccctcaTTTCTCATTTGTCACATTTCAGATTACCAGTTGCACCTGAGGCAACACCAGTGCTGTGACACACGTTCCTATTCTGACTGTCCCAGATTTTCACCAGCGCAGCGCTGAGATGCAACACAGAGCGTGGAAGAGCAAGAGAGGGTAGAATTACCAGAAATCCACTTTTTTAGCCCAGAAGCTgacctcctttttttcccccctgagtGCTcaccaggaaaggaaagggcaCTGCCATGAAAAGGGGTTGGATGGTGCAGGAACAGGGGTTGAGTGGAAATGGTTATGTGCGATGTCGTCACGCCAAATTCCGGGTTAGGAACCCCCACCACCACTTTCCACTCATTTCTGGTGCCTTCAGCAGCTTCTAACTTCAGCAGGGATTCCCTCTTTGACCCACAATTTCCTACAACTGAGCTTGGCTTGAGTTGAAGTTCACTAAAAAAACTTAATCCAAAAGAGGCCACCAAATATGAAACATtgcaagggagaaaaaatacttttattataAAATCACAGAAGGGCTCTggtgggaagggacattaaagatcacacagttccaatccctgccatggacaggggcaccttccactatttcaggttgctccaaaccctgaccttggacatttccagggatccaggggcagccacagcttctctgggcaccatgaaccagggtctcaccaccctcacagctatttttttccttaaatataaGAATATAAAGTTATTTTCCCTCTCACACATCAAGGGCttggaggagggatggggactTGGAgataaaagagaattttgatTCCACTTACAAGAACTCTTCTATGCTTGAGTTCCTATAAGGAAACAGCACTGTTTGCACTGCAGGATGTTACACACTCAGGTTCAGGGTTTCAtggatcatggaatcacagactAATatgggttggaaagaaccttaaagaccatccatgggcagggacacctcccctaTCCCAGGTTctccacagcctgcagcagcaaaaggcTGAAATTGCAGCCTCTGAAATCTCCAGATGACAGAGTCAAATCAaatttcagctgcagcacaggacatGGTTTGTACTTCCAGCACCttgctcctgcctctccagccACCTTGGGCAGTTTTTCCCTTGTCAACAAGACCCAATTGTGAAGGATGTACCGAGGTGGCCACAGGGATGTGGTCACCCACAGCCTGAAGCCCCGGGTTACAGGACAGGGAAATAACCAATTTCTCTACCCTGGAGCTCCTCCTGGTGTCCTCTCACGGCAAATTCAGTATTAGCAGTTCCCCAGCTGTAAGGgcagggaaaacacagaatcatggaattatggaatgggcagggacacattccatcaacccaggttgctccaagccccattcagcccggccttggacacttccagggattcaggggcaTCCCTCCcagccaagaattccttcccaaaatcccatccatccctgtcctctggctgtgggaaaccattccctctgtcctgtccctccagacCCATCATCCCaactccctctccagctctcttggagtCCCTTTaagcactggaaggggctctcaggtctctcccatcccatctccagaTTCAGACCCAGCCTGAAGGTACAAGGTTGTTCTGTACCAGCACAACACACCCACACATAGATCTTCAAACCTGCAACATCCCCTCCaaccctgctgtgctggctgtgttgGATGGGAGGAGCTCCCAAATTTGGCTTTTGGAGCTCACCAGCAGCACAAATCCCACCTGTGTAACTGCAGCTGTATTCCCCTGAGTGGGAATTCTGGATCCCCCTAAACAGCCAGTCATGGGATGAACAGTATAGACATTTTTATAACCCAAATAAAGATTTGTGGCACCCAGAAAGaaggaagcaggagctgtgcaagTGTCTGGAGACAGGCAGTGACAACAGCAAACCTGTGCAGGGGTTTATCCAAAGCTCAAACTCACCAGGATGAAAGGAAAGGACAttaaagaaaaacccaaatcttCAGCAGCTCTGGACCACAAGCAGCCAGAACTGGTCTGACTGTGGGTTCTGCTTTTCTTGAAAGTTTGCCATCCCCAGGACATGATTCCAGGCtaaaggcaggagcagaagaTGGAATCCATCTGTGCCAGGGACacattccctgggcagctctgagaCATCCCAAGGTCCTTCCCTGGGGGCAAAACCCCCATCAGGGGTGTGAAATCTGGAAATTCAAGCTGACCCATGGGCAGTGGGACAGGTCAGACTATATCTGGCCCTCCACTGGCAGGAATCACCCTCCATGAGATGGGTGGGAAGGGCAGAACCAACAGGACAGGCTTTTCTCTGTGAGACAAGCAGATCTAGGCTATAGAATAGgggcaaaatgaaaaaaaaagggggaaataaaagcTTCACTACCAGTGGAGCTCTCATGTTGCCTCCCATCACCATTACTGAATGTTGGATTcctaaatacagattttttttatttaaaagctggAACTCTGTAACACCAAAGCTAAAAACAACATATTAAAAACACTGACGATTTGCTCCTaggtttttcccctcctctccttgcAGAAACCAAACTCTTCCCAAATACTCCACTCTGAAGACAGCAAGAACTTCCAGAGCTCTTTTCTTCAGTGCCAGAAACGCACAGCGAGGAAGTGCAGAGACTtgagctccccaaaatccagctcaGCCACATGAAGCATTCAAGCATAGAGAGTCTCCAGGTTTGGGAGTCCACGAAAAACTCAGGTTCCTCCACCCAGAGGCTCAGATTAAGAAGATAATGTCATCAGACACCATGACCTGGTTGTCATCCTGCATGTGAGCCAGGGCCAACTTCACCTCGGCCTCCGAGAAGGGCTCGGGGTTGTCACGGTTGATGGATTCCATCACGTTCTTCAGGCTCACAGACTGGGCATGGGAAGctttgaacacctccaggagagcagccTTGAATGCTTTCAACCTGATCAGGGGAGAGGGAATGGAGGAATTGGAGAATGCACACAAATCCTTCCAGTGTTCCCAGCCCAGCGTGCCTCTGCCCTTCCCCATTCCAGCAGAAGGAAACCAAAAAATCGGAGCTGGGAGCATCACAGATGCATCTCCAGCTTGGGACAACAGCCTGGAGCCACAGAGGGAGGTGACAAACAGGGACAGCCCCCACTCACCTTGGCTCAGCCAACTCCAGCTTCTTCCCTTCGCCAGCTCCTGGGGTTTCGGGTGTTTTTGGAGGGTGTGCCTGAActgaagcagaaggaagagagTTATCTTCAGCCTGTGCCTGGTGAGCAATACCCAGAGAGCAAAAGTGCTGGGCTCTGGATGGGGGGTGATGCCAAAC
This window contains:
- the LOC116993652 gene encoding interleukin-17F-like, which encodes MAFTSSAGFRSLFLVLVLALTVRSSPHRKAGPSARLREGCLNQKDPKFPTTVEVDIRISNSDRAFGVVHDIRNRSLAPWDYRLDEDPTRFPRVIADAQCRLSGCVSPLGQQDHSLNSVPIQQEILVLRRERRGCAPSYRLEKRLVTVGCTCVTPVVQHQS